In Halobacteriovoraceae bacterium, a single window of DNA contains:
- a CDS encoding alpha/beta hydrolase has translation MKTHQVIREDGTKISYEISGTGDVLLCFSGFGCSHYNFEYLKHYLEKKFKLILIDNRGMGYSTNNAADFTLETLVEDAMAIIDDLGIKKFQVAGISMGGILAQLTAINYPERVNKLILICTTSSGPDFVPLPKLTEEGLEKMYKFEAQDIARETCLAYVHPENQKNKELFNDIIRLRYENHPDLCEIKKQRRAVERFMELTTDLSKINVDTIIITGDADRFVNPKNSEILNSKIKNSKLVVIEHADHFVFLEKAPQVSMAIMQ, from the coding sequence TTGAAGACTCATCAAGTTATAAGAGAAGATGGCACAAAAATTTCATATGAAATTTCAGGCACAGGTGATGTTCTTTTATGTTTTTCTGGATTTGGTTGTTCTCATTATAATTTTGAATATTTAAAACACTATTTAGAAAAAAAATTCAAACTCATTCTCATTGATAATAGAGGTATGGGGTATTCAACCAACAATGCTGCTGATTTTACCTTAGAAACTTTAGTTGAAGATGCCATGGCGATTATAGATGATCTTGGAATTAAAAAATTTCAAGTTGCTGGTATTAGCATGGGAGGAATCTTGGCACAACTGACGGCCATTAACTATCCCGAGAGAGTGAATAAACTGATTTTGATATGCACTACAAGTTCAGGCCCTGACTTTGTTCCTCTTCCAAAGTTAACAGAGGAGGGATTAGAAAAAATGTATAAATTTGAAGCTCAAGATATAGCAAGAGAAACTTGTCTGGCCTATGTTCATCCTGAAAATCAGAAAAACAAAGAACTTTTTAATGATATTATTCGTTTAAGATATGAAAATCATCCAGATCTTTGTGAAATAAAAAAACAACGTAGAGCTGTTGAACGATTTATGGAATTAACTACGGATTTGTCTAAAATAAATGTCGATACTATTATTATAACGGGTGATGCTGACAGGTTTGTGAACCCAAAAAATTCTGAAATATTAAATTCGAAAATAAAAAATTCGAAACTTGTCGTTATTGAACATGCGGATCATTTTGTATTCTTAGAAAAAGCTCCACAGGTTTCGATGGCCATAATGCAATAG
- a CDS encoding 3-oxoacyl-ACP synthase, giving the protein MIGIKKIGVWLPENFESAGEISSKSGIPEKVIKEKMGIIRKCRAPRNIMPSFMAIEAAKKVLKDEDPLSIDMIIWTGSEYKDHIVWSAGIFVQEALGLRNAFAFDVAARCSSNVVGLKIAKDMMNSNSKINKVLLCGGHKTGDLVNYRDENSRFLYNLSDGGSAILLEKNVGNELGEASIITDGSFSKDVIIPAGGVEKPLNEYYRDEDRFLCVPDVIGMRNRLAEKSLSNFIHVIKEAATQTCTRPIDYLALLHMKRSAHDEILNRLELKEEQSIYLDQFGHFGAPDQVLSLALAEQNELLQKGDHIVLASAGIGYTWSAISVTWSEKCSVEKIIY; this is encoded by the coding sequence GTGATTGGAATTAAAAAAATTGGTGTTTGGTTACCAGAAAACTTTGAATCAGCTGGAGAAATTTCTTCAAAATCGGGAATTCCAGAAAAAGTTATTAAAGAAAAAATGGGAATTATCAGAAAGTGTCGAGCTCCGAGAAATATTATGCCATCATTTATGGCCATAGAAGCTGCAAAAAAAGTTCTGAAAGATGAAGACCCGCTTTCTATTGATATGATTATTTGGACTGGATCAGAATATAAAGACCATATTGTTTGGTCTGCAGGAATATTTGTACAAGAGGCCCTTGGTCTTAGAAATGCATTTGCATTTGATGTCGCTGCGAGATGTTCATCCAATGTTGTTGGTCTTAAAATTGCGAAAGACATGATGAACTCAAACTCCAAAATTAACAAAGTCCTGCTTTGTGGAGGACATAAAACGGGAGATCTCGTTAACTACAGAGATGAAAATTCAAGATTTCTCTATAATTTAAGTGATGGAGGATCTGCCATCTTACTTGAAAAAAATGTAGGAAATGAATTGGGAGAGGCCTCAATTATCACTGATGGGAGTTTTTCAAAAGATGTTATCATTCCGGCCGGTGGAGTGGAAAAACCACTGAATGAATATTACCGTGATGAGGACCGATTTTTGTGTGTTCCAGATGTTATAGGGATGAGAAATAGGCTCGCTGAAAAATCTTTAAGTAATTTTATTCATGTTATAAAAGAAGCGGCCACTCAAACTTGTACTCGTCCTATTGACTATCTTGCACTTTTGCATATGAAAAGAAGTGCTCATGATGAAATACTCAATAGATTAGAACTTAAAGAAGAACAATCTATTTATCTTGATCAATTTGGACACTTTGGTGCTCCTGATCAAGTTTTGTCCTTGGCACTTGCTGAGCAGAATGAACTTCTCCAGAAAGGGGACCATATAGTACTTGCGAGTGCTGGAATTGGTTATACCTGGTCTGCAATTTCAGTGACCTGGTCAGAAAAATGTAGCGTTGAAAAAATTATCTATTAA
- the fabG gene encoding 3-oxoacyl-ACP reductase FabG has protein sequence MKRVFITGAARGIGLATAEQFYNEGAHIVLIDLPTLTESELAQRFTERMTYIQANVTNDHDIKTIVIEMEKGIDVLVNNAGITQDATVLKMTDEQWQRVIDVNLTAVFKLSQAAARVMKEQQSGIIINAASVVAHYGNFGQSNYVATKAAVIGMTKTMARELGKYGIRVNAVAPGFIQTPMVDKMPQKVIEMMEEKCPLKRLGQSSDIANAYSFLASDKASFITGTVLNVDGGLVL, from the coding sequence ATGAAAAGAGTATTTATTACAGGAGCAGCTAGAGGAATTGGTTTGGCCACAGCAGAGCAGTTTTATAATGAAGGTGCTCATATTGTTTTGATTGACTTACCGACGTTAACTGAATCCGAACTTGCTCAGCGATTCACAGAAAGAATGACTTATATTCAAGCAAATGTCACAAATGATCATGATATTAAAACTATAGTGATAGAGATGGAAAAGGGAATAGATGTCCTTGTTAATAATGCCGGAATCACTCAGGATGCAACAGTATTGAAAATGACTGATGAACAATGGCAAAGAGTAATTGATGTGAACTTAACGGCCGTTTTTAAACTTTCACAGGCCGCTGCAAGAGTTATGAAAGAGCAACAAAGTGGAATCATCATTAATGCTGCCAGTGTCGTTGCTCACTATGGAAATTTTGGACAAAGTAATTATGTTGCCACTAAGGCCGCTGTCATCGGAATGACAAAGACCATGGCCAGGGAACTTGGTAAATATGGTATAAGGGTCAATGCTGTCGCTCCTGGCTTTATTCAGACCCCTATGGTAGATAAGATGCCCCAAAAAGTTATTGAAATGATGGAAGAAAAATGTCCTCTAAAAAGATTAGGACAATCTTCTGATATTGCAAATGCTTATAGTTTCTTGGCCTCTGATAAAGCGTCTTTCATAACAGGTACTGTTCTTAATGTTGATGGTGGATTAGTTTTGTAA
- a CDS encoding alpha/beta hydrolase, with protein MKANLTIVNSHIEETITLINGLFVGKESWKDIVPAFSDRYRIVLYDGRCQGINQGWNEDFTLQDLTHDLLEILNYANVEKTLLLGLSNGGRVALKFAELFPQRVSSVFACDTYANLTPLLKMKLCSWLLANQIGGPLHRFDVATPWIWGESTLQKSENIILKYRENARKISKKAARLLINSALSGNINLGKINRPVYLFFGKEDLLTPQSYHQDIANRLLHSVVFELDGGHASLIEYPNQAYTILRPLVDKIFQGDCVEAMDSNFL; from the coding sequence ATGAAAGCAAATCTAACGATAGTCAATTCACACATTGAAGAGACAATTACTTTAATAAATGGTTTGTTTGTAGGAAAAGAAAGCTGGAAAGATATAGTTCCAGCTTTTTCAGACAGATACAGAATAGTTTTGTACGATGGCCGTTGCCAAGGAATTAATCAAGGTTGGAATGAGGATTTTACCTTACAAGATTTAACCCATGATCTTTTAGAAATTTTAAACTATGCGAACGTAGAGAAGACTTTGCTTCTTGGACTTTCCAATGGGGGGAGAGTTGCTTTAAAATTTGCAGAACTTTTCCCTCAGAGAGTGTCAAGTGTCTTTGCATGTGACACCTATGCTAATTTAACACCTCTTTTAAAAATGAAGCTATGTAGTTGGCTTTTGGCCAACCAGATAGGGGGGCCTTTACATCGATTTGATGTGGCCACTCCTTGGATTTGGGGTGAGAGTACTTTACAAAAAAGTGAGAATATAATTTTAAAATACAGGGAAAATGCTAGGAAAATTTCAAAAAAAGCAGCACGACTTCTTATAAACAGTGCTCTCAGTGGAAACATCAACCTCGGTAAAATTAACAGGCCAGTGTACCTTTTTTTTGGAAAAGAGGATTTATTAACTCCGCAAAGTTATCATCAAGATATAGCAAATAGACTATTACATTCTGTTGTTTTCGAGTTAGATGGTGGACATGCATCTTTAATAGAATACCCAAATCAGGCCTACACAATACTCAGGCCATTAGTTGACAAAATATTTCAAGGAGACTGCGTTGAAGCAATGGATTCAAACTTTTTATAA
- a CDS encoding AMP-binding protein has translation MKQWIQTFYKTVTDFPNKVAVIDITTNREYTYTELAREVKHLKNLLLRNNVKRGDVITFFNNNCLEHLTLFLASADIGSLFVPLNFRLSLGEINGILDFVRPSLSIGKGESIHQNVCPYIDLNNVINEDELYGEREGADLQEPLLMLFTSGTTGVPKGVLFHGEMLLSNQKATVENWHLKQSDITVVETPFFHTGAYNVLCLPLLSIGGTVILAEKFDPQQSVDLIKKHQVSVYFGVPTIFQMIFEKTNLKKEDLKSIRFFISGGAAIEETLIQKYQNLGVMFKQGYGLTEVGPNCFLLEEEMALKKIGSIGRPMSHTHVKVVNKKDEEVVVGEIGELLLKGHHLCKGYYKNIESFKQKMDQGYFHTGDLVKFDKDGYFYVVGRKKEMYISGGENVYPAEVERQINFWDKVIESVVVSVPNDKWGEVGHVYYRSNEEIDLSQLRSFLDDKLSRYKHPHFLTKVDNFPLLPNGKINKKILKQWALAEVAP, from the coding sequence TTGAAGCAATGGATTCAAACTTTTTATAAAACAGTAACTGATTTTCCAAATAAAGTTGCTGTAATAGATATAACGACAAATAGAGAGTACACCTATACAGAACTTGCCAGGGAAGTTAAGCATTTAAAAAATCTATTACTAAGAAATAATGTCAAAAGAGGGGATGTTATTACTTTCTTCAACAATAACTGCCTCGAGCATTTGACGTTATTTCTTGCAAGTGCAGACATAGGATCTCTTTTTGTTCCTCTTAATTTCAGACTATCTTTAGGAGAGATAAATGGAATTTTGGATTTTGTAAGGCCTTCTCTTTCAATTGGTAAAGGTGAGAGCATTCATCAAAATGTTTGCCCTTATATCGATCTCAATAATGTAATCAATGAAGATGAACTGTATGGCGAACGGGAGGGGGCCGATCTCCAAGAACCTTTACTCATGCTCTTTACTTCAGGGACAACGGGTGTGCCCAAAGGAGTACTTTTTCATGGGGAAATGCTTCTTTCAAATCAAAAGGCAACAGTAGAAAATTGGCATTTAAAACAAAGTGATATTACCGTTGTCGAAACTCCCTTTTTTCATACAGGAGCTTATAATGTTCTCTGTTTACCTTTACTAAGTATTGGAGGGACAGTTATATTGGCCGAAAAGTTTGATCCACAGCAAAGTGTTGATTTAATCAAAAAGCATCAGGTGAGCGTTTATTTTGGTGTTCCGACTATATTTCAGATGATTTTTGAAAAGACGAATCTCAAAAAAGAGGATTTAAAATCGATAAGATTTTTTATCTCAGGTGGTGCGGCCATTGAAGAAACTCTTATCCAGAAATATCAAAATTTAGGTGTTATGTTCAAGCAGGGATATGGATTAACCGAAGTCGGTCCAAATTGTTTTTTATTAGAAGAAGAAATGGCACTCAAAAAAATTGGTTCAATTGGAAGACCCATGTCTCATACACATGTAAAAGTTGTGAACAAAAAAGATGAAGAAGTTGTCGTTGGAGAAATAGGGGAATTACTTCTTAAAGGGCATCACCTTTGTAAGGGATATTATAAAAATATAGAAAGCTTCAAGCAAAAAATGGATCAAGGATATTTCCATACCGGTGATTTGGTAAAATTTGATAAAGATGGTTATTTTTATGTGGTTGGGCGAAAAAAAGAAATGTACATCTCTGGCGGGGAAAATGTTTATCCAGCTGAAGTTGAGAGGCAAATCAATTTTTGGGACAAAGTGATTGAATCTGTTGTGGTTTCTGTCCCCAATGATAAATGGGGTGAAGTTGGGCATGTCTACTACCGATCAAATGAAGAAATAGATTTGTCTCAATTGAGGAGTTTTCTGGATGATAAATTATCACGATATAAACACCCTCATTTTCTAACTAAAGTAGATAATTTTCCGTTATTGCCGAATGGTAAAATCAATAAGAAAATACTTAAACAATGGGCCCTTGCGGAGGTAGCACCATGA
- a CDS encoding sodium:solute symporter family protein, with amino-acid sequence MTPEIFKYIIVAIFIFVTYYLSYLGMKKTKCLKSFSIGQGDINPYIVGITMSSSIASTATFVINPGFVYNHGLSAYLHYGVAALLGIVVAFVVLTKRFKHLGQKNGAITIPEWIYKRYNNRRFSLYFAFINLLSITFVVLILVGCSLLISSLFPIDQKMSLFIALIFVFSYVLMGGTYAHAYTNTLQGGMMILISLFLFFQGLHLFKGDFFNTLQGISPDYASIYNPSSTLYYDFFSVFLSSFLITFALMMQPHILTKVLYIKEDKDLRKFLGTTFVVSFIFGLVLFIGFYARLSGLEVDRQDAVVVEYINHIFSNSSFGPYILSFVNISLLAAGLSTLDGILVGLSSMVVNDIYIPLKGKTDNALNVSRLVLIGIGIISFALAWNPPQLVGLFAQKGVYALACAFFFPILLGIFDLKIDKRVIIFSSIFAPALHLIFNLSGHAVNPSVSAAMGILYTGAIVVSSYIKQKKKESLLVRA; translated from the coding sequence ATGACTCCTGAGATATTCAAATACATAATTGTCGCAATTTTTATTTTTGTTACCTACTATCTTTCATATTTAGGAATGAAGAAAACAAAATGTCTCAAATCTTTTTCAATCGGCCAGGGTGATATAAATCCGTACATTGTAGGTATTACAATGTCTTCTTCTATTGCATCCACTGCGACTTTTGTTATCAATCCTGGTTTTGTCTATAATCATGGTTTATCGGCCTATCTCCACTACGGAGTGGCAGCGCTACTTGGAATTGTTGTTGCGTTTGTTGTTCTTACAAAACGATTTAAACATCTTGGACAAAAAAATGGTGCAATCACTATTCCAGAATGGATTTATAAAAGATATAACAACCGTAGATTTTCTTTGTATTTTGCCTTTATCAATCTTCTAAGTATCACTTTTGTAGTACTCATTTTAGTAGGATGCTCTTTACTTATTTCTTCTCTTTTTCCCATTGATCAAAAAATGTCACTTTTCATTGCGCTCATTTTTGTTTTTTCTTATGTTCTAATGGGTGGAACCTATGCTCATGCCTATACTAATACCCTTCAGGGAGGCATGATGATTTTAATCTCACTGTTTCTTTTTTTCCAGGGGCTTCATCTCTTTAAGGGGGACTTTTTTAATACCCTTCAAGGTATTTCTCCTGATTATGCATCCATCTATAATCCTTCAAGTACCCTCTATTACGATTTTTTCTCTGTCTTTTTGAGTTCTTTTCTCATTACATTTGCCTTAATGATGCAACCTCATATTCTTACAAAAGTTTTATACATTAAGGAAGATAAAGACCTTAGAAAGTTTTTAGGGACTACTTTTGTTGTATCTTTCATTTTTGGACTTGTCCTTTTCATTGGATTTTATGCAAGATTATCAGGTCTCGAAGTGGACAGGCAAGATGCAGTTGTTGTCGAGTATATCAATCATATTTTTTCAAATTCTTCTTTTGGCCCATACATTCTCTCGTTCGTTAATATTTCACTTTTAGCTGCTGGTTTAAGCACTTTAGATGGAATTCTCGTGGGACTCTCTTCAATGGTCGTAAATGATATCTATATTCCCCTAAAGGGAAAAACAGACAATGCACTCAATGTCTCACGACTTGTATTGATTGGTATTGGAATTATTTCATTTGCTCTTGCATGGAATCCTCCCCAATTAGTAGGACTTTTTGCACAAAAAGGAGTGTACGCTCTGGCGTGTGCATTCTTTTTTCCCATTTTATTAGGAATTTTTGATTTAAAGATTGATAAGAGAGTGATTATTTTCTCTTCGATATTTGCACCCGCATTACATTTGATTTTTAATCTCTCTGGACATGCGGTGAATCCGAGCGTTTCAGCGGCAATGGGAATTCTCTATACTGGAGCTATTGTTGTTTCTTCATATATAAAACAGAAGAAAAAAGAATCACTATTGGTAAGAGCATGA